Proteins found in one Actinokineospora alba genomic segment:
- a CDS encoding DUF1876 domain-containing protein produces MTEAKQWRVDIFIDEHEERTRAKARLTTRDNTALVGIGLARLAPSDTNVPEIGDELATARALSDLAHKLLEATVADIEAVTHRPADLTR; encoded by the coding sequence ATGACCGAAGCCAAGCAGTGGCGCGTCGACATCTTCATCGACGAGCACGAGGAGCGCACCCGCGCGAAGGCACGCCTGACCACCCGGGACAACACCGCTCTCGTCGGTATCGGGCTCGCCCGGCTCGCCCCGAGCGACACGAACGTCCCGGAGATCGGTGACGAGCTCGCCACCGCCCGCGCCCTGTCCGACCTCGCGCACAAGTTGCTCGAGGCGACCGTCGCCGACATCGAGGCGGTCACCCACCGCCCCGCCGACCTGACCCGCTGA
- a CDS encoding magnesium transporter, which yields MTAEPEPILRTAIEHATNSVPIARPDDDVSAMLDALRGHRFDSAAVIAVCRDGVLVGLATVERLLAAPPGSTMGEVMDTDPPVVAPHTHQERAAWAAVHRDEPGLAVVDDAGRFLGLIPPQRLLAVLLAEHDEDLARMGGFLGTASAAKAASEERVTRRLWHRLPWLFVGLAGAMLAAGVVGSFEEALRANVLLAFFVPAVVYLADAVGTQTETLVVRGLSVGVPVGRIAVREVITGGLIGLLLAAVAGPVTFWIWGDAEVATAVALALLAACGVATVVAMVLPWLFSAMRLDPVYGSGPLATVAQDLLSILIYLETATAIVG from the coding sequence ATGACCGCCGAACCGGAACCGATCCTGCGCACCGCCATCGAGCACGCGACGAACTCGGTGCCGATCGCCCGGCCCGACGACGACGTCAGCGCGATGCTGGATGCCCTGCGTGGACACCGGTTCGACAGCGCCGCGGTGATCGCGGTCTGCCGCGACGGTGTCCTGGTCGGCCTCGCCACGGTGGAACGCCTGCTCGCCGCGCCACCGGGCTCGACCATGGGCGAGGTGATGGACACCGACCCGCCCGTGGTCGCGCCGCACACGCACCAGGAACGCGCCGCGTGGGCAGCCGTGCACCGCGACGAGCCTGGACTGGCGGTCGTCGACGACGCAGGCCGGTTCCTCGGTCTCATCCCGCCGCAGCGGCTGCTCGCGGTGCTGCTGGCCGAGCACGACGAGGACCTCGCGCGGATGGGTGGTTTCCTCGGCACGGCGTCCGCGGCGAAGGCGGCCAGCGAGGAGCGGGTCACCAGACGGCTGTGGCACCGGCTCCCGTGGCTGTTCGTCGGCCTGGCCGGGGCCATGCTGGCGGCGGGAGTGGTCGGGAGTTTCGAGGAAGCCTTGCGGGCCAACGTCCTGCTCGCGTTCTTCGTCCCCGCCGTGGTCTACCTCGCCGACGCCGTCGGCACCCAGACCGAGACGCTCGTCGTCCGCGGACTGTCCGTCGGTGTCCCGGTCGGCCGCATCGCGGTGCGCGAGGTGATCACCGGCGGGCTGATCGGCCTCCTGCTCGCGGCGGTCGCGGGCCCGGTCACATTCTGGATCTGGGGTGACGCGGAGGTCGCCACCGCCGTCGCACTCGCGCTCTTGGCGGCTTGCGGCGTGGCGACCGTCGTCGCGATGGTCCTGCCGTGGCTGTTCTCGGCGATGAGACTGGACCCCGTGTACGGGTCCGGGCCGCTGGCGACCGTGGCACAAGACCTGCTGTCCATCCTGATCTACCTGGAGACCGCCACCGCGATCGTCGGCTAG
- a CDS encoding CBS domain-containing protein translates to MKHRKIQNVMTTDVATVTADTPFKEIVSLLDSRHISAVPVVDPAGKVLGVVSHADLLARQITQDPDERRSLLTWLMPHDHAEGDTAGELMTAPAHTITADDTVIHAAKELRRHGVKRLPVVDEAGVLVGIVSRVDLLSVFLRDDDEIADEIAHEVFERNLGVIPGPGTVSIDVQEGVVTLRGEMDRKSSIPVAVALIRRVDGVVDVNPHVAFAYDDTHIHIPEPMAVDITHEPRA, encoded by the coding sequence ATGAAGCACCGCAAGATTCAGAACGTGATGACGACCGACGTCGCCACGGTCACCGCGGACACACCGTTCAAGGAGATCGTGTCCCTGCTGGACAGCAGGCACATCAGCGCCGTGCCGGTCGTCGACCCGGCCGGGAAGGTGCTGGGCGTGGTGTCCCATGCCGACCTGCTGGCCAGGCAGATCACCCAGGACCCGGACGAGCGCAGGTCGCTGCTGACGTGGCTCATGCCGCACGACCACGCCGAGGGCGACACCGCCGGCGAGCTGATGACCGCGCCTGCGCACACCATCACCGCCGACGACACCGTCATCCACGCCGCGAAGGAGTTGCGCCGACACGGCGTCAAACGGCTGCCGGTCGTCGACGAGGCAGGCGTGCTGGTCGGCATTGTCAGCCGAGTGGACCTGCTCAGCGTCTTCCTCCGCGACGACGACGAGATCGCGGACGAGATCGCGCACGAGGTGTTCGAACGCAACCTCGGCGTGATCCCCGGCCCGGGCACCGTGAGCATCGACGTCCAGGAGGGCGTCGTGACGTTGCGCGGGGAGATGGACCGCAAGAGCTCGATACCGGTCGCCGTGGCGCTGATCCGCCGGGTCGACGGCGTCGTGGATGTCAATCCACACGTGGCCTTCGCCTACGACGACACGCACATTCACATCCCGGAGCCCATGGCCGTGGACATCACCCACGAACCACGGGCCTGA
- a CDS encoding CBS domain-containing protein — protein sequence MPELTVAAVMTKKVVAVDPGTPVKDVISTLARNAISAVPVLDEQLRPLGVVSEADALAKHEYHAGTDDPPPWYARRDRKAQWLKSKGNTAADIMTSPAVTVGEDEPLTVAARRMAEKRLRRVFVVDTMGRVVGVLSRRDVLGTFLRDDEDVRADIERQVLAKGMWLIPGTVTVKVHDGIATLYGTLEHRSTAEVARVLTGAVSGVVGVRSNLRYEIDDAVSTGL from the coding sequence ATGCCCGAACTGACAGTGGCGGCCGTGATGACGAAGAAAGTGGTCGCGGTCGACCCCGGCACACCGGTCAAGGACGTGATCTCGACCCTCGCGCGCAACGCGATCAGCGCCGTGCCGGTGCTCGACGAACAGTTGCGCCCGCTCGGCGTCGTGTCCGAGGCCGACGCGCTGGCCAAGCACGAGTACCACGCGGGCACCGACGACCCGCCCCCTTGGTACGCCCGGCGCGATCGCAAAGCCCAGTGGCTCAAGTCGAAGGGCAACACCGCGGCCGACATCATGACCTCGCCCGCGGTAACGGTCGGTGAGGACGAACCGCTGACCGTGGCCGCCCGTCGCATGGCCGAGAAGCGGCTGCGCCGCGTGTTCGTCGTCGACACCATGGGCCGTGTCGTCGGGGTGCTCTCCCGCCGCGACGTCCTCGGCACGTTCCTACGCGACGACGAGGACGTCCGCGCCGACATCGAGCGCCAGGTGCTGGCCAAAGGCATGTGGCTGATCCCGGGAACCGTGACCGTCAAGGTCCACGACGGCATCGCCACCCTCTACGGGACGCTGGAGCACCGCAGCACCGCCGAGGTCGCCCGCGTCCTGACCGGGGCCGTGTCCGGGGTCGTCGGGGTGCGCAGCAACCTGCGCTACGAGATCGACGACGCGGTCAGCACCGGACTGTGA
- a CDS encoding PLD nuclease N-terminal domain-containing protein: protein MTRKKWSDLKPGQRRGFVAASLVEFALAAAAWTDLARRTPEQVRGRKPLWAAAIAVNFVGPIAYFCWGRVPADRGHGSGGADVV, encoded by the coding sequence ATGACGCGCAAGAAGTGGAGTGACCTCAAGCCGGGGCAGCGGCGGGGATTCGTCGCGGCGAGCCTCGTCGAGTTCGCGCTCGCGGCCGCCGCATGGACCGACCTGGCCCGCCGCACTCCGGAGCAGGTGCGTGGCCGCAAGCCCCTGTGGGCCGCGGCGATCGCGGTGAACTTCGTCGGCCCGATCGCCTACTTCTGCTGGGGCAGGGTGCCTGCCGACCGCGGACACGGGTCCGGTGGCGCGGACGTTGTCTGA
- a CDS encoding sigma 54 modulation/S30EA ribosomal C-terminal domain-containing protein — protein sequence MTETAIPSTIPTPAVVLRGEFGAGVGDYATGKLTKALSHAHHRVQLVRVTVTRLPDPAVAEPVRATADIDLDGRHVHVRADATGAREAIDRLAHRLAHRLSNLWHRPSKHRNTARPSSTPGRQVVSHVTYSAPGVGIEDAIAEMDSLGYDFHLFTDAAGQDCLLRKTTSGYLVAAVDGRTPATPTGVWECVGSAPRLTVEEAQVRFDLSGQRLLFYADADDNRGRVLYRRDDGDYGLIHPAP from the coding sequence ATGACCGAGACCGCGATCCCCAGCACGATCCCCACGCCCGCCGTGGTGCTCCGCGGCGAGTTCGGCGCGGGAGTCGGCGACTACGCCACCGGCAAACTCACCAAAGCCCTGTCGCATGCCCACCACCGTGTCCAGCTCGTCCGGGTGACGGTGACCAGGCTCCCGGATCCGGCAGTGGCCGAACCCGTGCGGGCCACCGCCGACATCGATCTCGACGGGCGGCATGTGCACGTCCGCGCCGACGCGACCGGAGCCCGTGAGGCGATCGACCGGCTCGCCCACCGGCTCGCGCACCGGCTGTCGAACCTCTGGCACAGGCCGAGTAAACACCGGAACACGGCACGGCCTTCGTCGACGCCAGGCAGGCAGGTGGTGTCGCACGTGACCTACTCGGCGCCGGGCGTTGGCATCGAGGACGCGATCGCCGAGATGGACAGCCTGGGCTACGACTTCCATCTCTTCACCGACGCGGCCGGACAGGACTGCCTGCTGCGCAAGACCACTTCCGGCTATCTCGTCGCCGCCGTCGACGGACGGACCCCGGCCACCCCGACCGGCGTATGGGAATGCGTGGGGTCGGCCCCTCGGCTGACCGTCGAGGAGGCGCAGGTGCGCTTCGACCTGTCAGGGCAGCGGTTGCTGTTCTACGCCGACGCCGACGACAACCGGGGCCGCGTGCTCTACCGCCGCGACGATGGCGACTACGGGCTCATCCACCCCGCGCCGTGA
- a CDS encoding cation-translocating P-type ATPase: MTTAIPTDSLATGLTDAQVAAARAEVGANTIPEAARPKPWTRVLAQLRDPMILLLLGAAALAMVLGDLTDTTVIALVVVLNTAVGVAQELRAERSLAALRDLSAPTARLVRNGHRVVLHAAEVVPGDVLVLEAGDIVAADAVLRDGHHLQVDEAALTGESVPVDKRAGVADVDLVYAGTVVTRGRGLCEVTQTGARSSLGRIATLLGEQRPRPTPLQRRLSGLGRVLALAAIALSAVVAVSGLLRGESLADMALVGISLAVAAVPESLPAVVTLALALGAHRMAKRGGVVRSLPAVETLGSVTVLAADKTGTLTEGRMLVERLWTPECGEAGVTGAGYEPVGEISPGTGLARLLRDGALCNDADIAQPDEEGGIWRAVGDPTEAALVVLAAKGGVDSAALGERYPRVAEIPFDHDSKRMTTVHRAPDGWLVVCKGAPEVLLDIPGLLCEVPAHARETAMSLARKGYRVLAVAERAYPEGPRPSADAEGLVLVGLVAIIDPPRESAADVVATFRRAGVRLLLITGDHPHTAHALAARVGIDADGVYARTRPEQKLDIVAELQARGEVVAMTGDGVNDAPALRRADIGTAMGGEGTEVARQAADLVLTDDNLGTVAAAIEEGRRIYANVRTFLRYALAGGVAEVVVMLLGPLFGLALPLLPAQILWINMLTHGLPGVAMGAEPADPAIMRARPRPPQQFILGDGLWRRIAWTGALIAAVTLGVGVWASATGRPWQSLIFLTLGLAQLGVALAVRTRGTGLRPRFLDIAVAGAILLQLGGVYLAPLRALLGTEPVGLTDLAIVAGVALLPGLAVLAARLGSRST; encoded by the coding sequence ATGACGACCGCGATCCCGACCGACTCGCTCGCCACCGGGCTGACCGACGCGCAAGTGGCGGCGGCTCGCGCCGAGGTGGGCGCCAACACGATCCCAGAGGCGGCGCGGCCCAAGCCGTGGACCAGGGTCCTCGCCCAGCTGCGCGACCCGATGATCCTGCTGCTGCTGGGCGCCGCCGCGCTCGCCATGGTGCTCGGCGACCTCACCGACACCACGGTCATCGCCCTCGTGGTCGTGCTCAACACCGCAGTCGGTGTGGCACAGGAACTCCGTGCGGAGCGCTCGCTGGCCGCCCTGCGCGACCTGTCCGCGCCGACCGCGCGACTGGTCCGAAATGGACACCGCGTCGTCCTGCACGCGGCGGAGGTCGTTCCCGGGGACGTGCTCGTGCTCGAAGCGGGCGACATCGTCGCCGCCGACGCCGTCCTGCGCGACGGACACCACCTGCAGGTCGACGAGGCGGCGCTGACGGGGGAGTCCGTGCCGGTGGACAAGCGGGCGGGCGTCGCCGACGTGGACCTGGTCTATGCCGGGACCGTCGTCACCCGGGGCCGCGGTCTCTGCGAGGTCACCCAGACCGGTGCGCGGAGCAGCCTCGGCCGGATCGCCACCCTGCTGGGCGAGCAGCGTCCACGCCCCACTCCCTTGCAGCGCAGGCTGTCCGGCCTCGGTCGGGTGTTGGCGCTGGCGGCGATCGCGTTGTCCGCCGTGGTCGCGGTGTCCGGTCTGCTGCGCGGGGAATCGCTGGCCGACATGGCGTTGGTCGGCATCAGCCTGGCCGTCGCCGCGGTGCCCGAGTCGCTTCCCGCCGTGGTGACCCTCGCGCTGGCGCTCGGCGCGCACCGGATGGCCAAGCGCGGCGGGGTCGTGCGGTCCCTGCCCGCGGTGGAGACCCTCGGGTCGGTCACCGTGCTGGCCGCGGACAAGACCGGCACCCTCACCGAGGGCCGGATGCTGGTGGAGCGGCTCTGGACGCCGGAGTGCGGCGAGGCCGGGGTGACCGGCGCGGGCTACGAACCGGTGGGGGAGATCAGCCCGGGCACGGGCTTGGCCCGGCTGCTGCGCGACGGCGCGCTGTGCAACGACGCGGACATCGCGCAACCGGACGAGGAAGGCGGAATCTGGCGGGCTGTGGGCGATCCGACGGAGGCGGCACTGGTGGTGCTCGCGGCCAAGGGCGGCGTCGACTCGGCCGCGCTGGGGGAGCGGTACCCGCGGGTGGCCGAGATCCCGTTCGACCACGACAGCAAGCGGATGACGACGGTGCACCGCGCGCCTGACGGGTGGCTCGTCGTGTGCAAGGGCGCGCCGGAAGTCCTGCTGGACATCCCCGGTCTGCTGTGCGAGGTCCCGGCCCACGCGCGCGAGACGGCGATGTCCCTCGCGCGAAAGGGGTATCGGGTGCTCGCCGTGGCCGAGCGGGCATACCCGGAGGGTCCGCGGCCCAGCGCCGACGCCGAGGGTCTGGTGCTGGTCGGGCTGGTCGCGATCATCGACCCGCCGCGCGAGTCCGCCGCCGACGTGGTCGCCACGTTCCGCCGGGCGGGTGTGCGGCTCCTGCTGATCACCGGCGACCACCCGCACACCGCGCACGCGCTGGCCGCACGGGTCGGCATCGACGCCGACGGCGTCTACGCGCGGACACGCCCGGAACAGAAGCTCGACATCGTCGCCGAGCTGCAGGCCCGCGGCGAGGTCGTCGCCATGACCGGCGACGGCGTCAACGACGCCCCCGCCCTGCGCCGCGCCGACATCGGCACCGCGATGGGCGGCGAGGGCACCGAGGTCGCCAGGCAGGCCGCCGACCTGGTCCTGACCGACGACAACCTGGGAACCGTGGCGGCGGCGATCGAAGAAGGACGGCGCATCTACGCCAACGTCCGCACCTTCCTGCGCTACGCGCTGGCCGGGGGAGTGGCCGAGGTCGTGGTCATGCTGCTCGGACCGCTGTTCGGTCTGGCCCTGCCGCTGCTCCCGGCACAGATCCTGTGGATCAACATGCTCACCCACGGCCTCCCCGGCGTCGCGATGGGCGCCGAACCCGCCGACCCGGCCATCATGCGGGCCCGCCCACGCCCGCCCCAGCAGTTCATCCTCGGCGACGGCCTCTGGCGGCGCATCGCCTGGACCGGCGCCCTCATCGCCGCGGTGACCCTGGGCGTCGGCGTGTGGGCTTCGGCCACCGGGCGTCCGTGGCAGAGCCTGATCTTCCTGACCCTGGGCCTGGCCCAACTCGGCGTCGCCCTCGCCGTGCGCACACGGGGAACCGGTCTGCGGCCCCGTTTCCTCGACATCGCCGTCGCGGGAGCGATTCTCCTGCAGCTGGGTGGCGTGTACCTCGCGCCCCTGCGTGCGCTGCTGGGAACGGAGCCAGTGGGCTTGACGGACTTGGCCATCGTCGCGGGTGTCGCACTGCTTCCCGGTCTCGCCGTGCTCGCCGCTCGGCTCGGCTCCCGTTCCACCTGA
- a CDS encoding Acg family FMN-binding oxidoreductase, producing the protein MSRHRPDPETMYGALALATRAPSVHNTQPWRWLIGRQSLHLMADWTRQVPVTDPDGHDLLLSCGATLHHARVAFAALGWASRVHRIPNPADTDHLAAIELHPADPSDEDVALAAAIMGRRTDRRRYSSWPVPQGHVDLLVEHAARQGVVAVPVTDPIRRHRLATAMRLAADLQENDPAYSTEMALWSGFGFGATEGVLSASAPAGRQRHGDTPMRTFACGSLPQSTVEPSAVDGGELLVLTTPDDDPVSRLRAGEAASAMLLAATDLGLATCPLSQAVEVPVARSGVHENVLDSAGVPHLVLRVGWAPIAAPALPRSKRRPAEQVTAFLPGAAPCVRRG; encoded by the coding sequence ATGAGCCGCCACCGGCCCGACCCCGAGACGATGTACGGCGCGCTGGCCCTGGCCACGCGCGCCCCGTCGGTGCACAACACCCAGCCGTGGCGCTGGCTCATCGGGCGGCAGTCGCTGCACCTGATGGCCGACTGGACCCGGCAGGTGCCCGTCACCGACCCCGACGGCCACGACCTGCTGCTCAGCTGCGGCGCCACCCTGCACCACGCCAGGGTCGCGTTCGCAGCGCTGGGCTGGGCGAGCCGGGTGCACCGGATCCCCAACCCGGCTGACACCGACCACCTGGCGGCCATCGAGCTGCACCCGGCCGACCCGTCCGATGAGGACGTCGCGCTGGCGGCGGCCATCATGGGCAGGCGCACGGACCGGCGGCGGTACTCGTCGTGGCCGGTGCCCCAGGGGCATGTGGACCTGCTGGTCGAGCACGCGGCCCGGCAGGGTGTCGTCGCCGTGCCCGTCACCGACCCGATCCGCAGGCACCGACTGGCCACCGCCATGCGGCTGGCGGCTGACCTGCAGGAGAACGATCCCGCCTACAGCACGGAGATGGCTCTCTGGAGCGGGTTCGGCTTCGGTGCCACCGAAGGTGTGCTGAGCGCGAGCGCGCCCGCGGGCCGACAGCGCCACGGCGACACCCCGATGCGCACCTTCGCCTGCGGCTCGCTCCCGCAGTCCACAGTGGAGCCTTCGGCCGTCGACGGCGGGGAACTGCTCGTCCTCACCACCCCCGACGACGACCCGGTGTCCCGGCTGCGCGCCGGTGAGGCGGCCAGTGCGATGCTGCTCGCCGCCACCGATCTCGGGTTGGCGACCTGCCCGCTGTCCCAGGCCGTCGAGGTGCCCGTCGCCCGGAGCGGCGTCCATGAGAACGTGCTCGACTCCGCTGGTGTGCCCCACCTCGTGCTGCGGGTCGGCTGGGCTCCGATCGCGGCCCCCGCGCTGCCCCGCAGCAAGCGGCGGCCCGCCGAGCAGGTCACCGCGTTCCTGCCCGGCGCCGCCCCCTGCGTGCGCCGCGGATAG
- a CDS encoding DUF4389 domain-containing protein — MRNDSATPVDTATTGVTIPPPSYPVQVDGKLDQPLSRWLWLVKWLLLVPHYVVLIPLWLGFVVATAIAFFGILITGRYPPALFAYTVGVLRWSWRVHYYGYAGLGTDRYPPFTLADVPDYPARLRIAYPEHLSRGLVLVKWWLLALPHYLIVALFAGGGLWFGASDNDAGFDWAAGGLVGVLVVLAGLILLFSGRYPRELHEFVVGLDRWVLRVAAYGALMTDRYPPFRIDLGATESTAPVGDTPPPVRPVWTPGRTVAMVAGALFALVAIGPLTAGAGVLWLNTTQRDASGYVATSTVDLHTQGHAITEEAVAIRDDLDWLSGAVGDVRLVVTASDPATPVFVGVGPEPDVRRYLDGVARAEVGQADSNELVTVDVPGGPPPTPPGDQEFWLASSEGAGTRNLDWRLHDGVWTVVAMNADGSSPVSVDVRAAARLPALPWIGGGLLALSGLMLAAGAALLAGSIRRASSD, encoded by the coding sequence ATGCGAAACGACTCGGCGACCCCAGTCGACACCGCGACCACGGGCGTGACCATCCCGCCCCCGTCCTATCCCGTCCAGGTCGACGGCAAGCTCGACCAGCCGCTATCGCGCTGGCTGTGGCTGGTCAAATGGCTACTGCTGGTACCGCATTATGTGGTGCTTATCCCGCTGTGGCTCGGTTTCGTCGTCGCCACGGCCATCGCGTTCTTCGGCATCCTGATCACCGGCCGCTATCCCCCGGCGCTGTTCGCCTACACCGTGGGCGTCCTGCGCTGGTCCTGGCGGGTCCACTACTACGGCTACGCCGGACTGGGCACCGACCGCTATCCGCCGTTCACCCTCGCCGACGTGCCCGACTACCCGGCCCGCCTGCGCATCGCCTACCCCGAACACCTTTCCCGCGGCCTGGTCCTGGTGAAGTGGTGGCTGCTCGCGCTGCCGCACTACCTCATCGTCGCGCTCTTCGCGGGCGGCGGACTGTGGTTCGGCGCCTCCGACAACGACGCCGGATTCGACTGGGCAGCGGGTGGCCTCGTCGGTGTCCTGGTCGTGCTGGCCGGACTCATCCTGTTGTTCAGCGGTCGCTACCCACGCGAGCTGCACGAGTTCGTCGTCGGGTTGGACCGATGGGTGCTGCGGGTCGCCGCCTACGGCGCGCTGATGACCGACCGGTACCCGCCGTTCCGCATCGACCTGGGTGCCACCGAATCAACCGCACCGGTCGGCGACACACCACCGCCGGTCCGTCCCGTGTGGACTCCCGGACGCACCGTGGCGATGGTCGCGGGCGCCCTCTTTGCGCTCGTCGCGATCGGGCCGCTGACGGCAGGCGCCGGTGTGCTCTGGCTCAACACCACCCAGCGGGACGCCTCGGGCTACGTGGCCACCTCGACGGTCGACCTGCACACCCAGGGACACGCCATCACAGAGGAGGCGGTCGCCATCCGGGACGACTTGGACTGGCTGTCCGGGGCGGTCGGCGACGTCCGACTCGTCGTCACCGCGAGCGATCCCGCCACGCCGGTGTTCGTCGGCGTCGGGCCGGAGCCCGACGTGCGGCGGTACCTCGACGGTGTTGCCCGCGCCGAAGTCGGCCAGGCCGACTCCAACGAGCTGGTCACCGTGGACGTACCGGGTGGTCCGCCGCCGACACCACCGGGCGACCAGGAATTCTGGCTCGCTTCGAGCGAGGGCGCGGGCACGCGGAACCTGGACTGGCGGCTGCACGACGGCGTGTGGACGGTCGTCGCGATGAACGCCGACGGCTCCTCCCCCGTCTCGGTCGACGTCCGAGCGGCCGCACGACTGCCCGCGCTGCCGTGGATCGGCGGCGGCCTGCTCGCCCTGAGCGGCCTGATGCTCGCCGCGGGCGCGGCCCTGCTGGCCGGGTCGATCCGCCGAGCATCCTCCGACTGA
- a CDS encoding CBS domain-containing protein gives MRAKDIMSSPVLTVASSTTVKEAASLLASHGFTAAPVVDEDDRLVGVVTEADLVRDRIPRDPRSLIHPETHGTGHGVAHTVGEVMSTPAASMSPGSDVADVAAGLLGAGHRSMPIVDGSRVVGIVTRRDLLRTIARDDEAVAKDVRHRLEIYGGSDRWTVRVADGVVTIDDEYDDETDRHVATVLARAVPGVASASCDRRASVAGTRRSHE, from the coding sequence ATGCGTGCCAAGGACATCATGAGCAGCCCGGTCCTCACGGTCGCCTCCTCGACCACGGTCAAGGAGGCGGCTTCACTGCTCGCCTCCCACGGATTCACCGCCGCGCCGGTCGTCGACGAGGACGACCGGTTGGTCGGCGTCGTCACCGAGGCTGACCTGGTGCGCGACCGGATCCCGCGCGACCCCCGGTCGCTGATCCATCCCGAAACCCACGGAACCGGTCACGGCGTCGCGCACACGGTGGGCGAGGTGATGAGCACCCCGGCCGCCTCGATGAGCCCTGGCAGCGACGTCGCCGACGTGGCCGCCGGGCTGCTCGGCGCCGGGCACCGCAGCATGCCGATCGTGGACGGCTCACGCGTCGTCGGCATCGTGACCCGCCGCGACCTGCTGCGCACCATCGCCCGCGACGACGAGGCCGTCGCCAAGGATGTCCGCCACCGCCTCGAGATCTACGGCGGCTCCGACCGCTGGACTGTGCGGGTGGCCGACGGGGTCGTCACCATCGATGACGAGTACGACGACGAGACCGACCGGCACGTCGCGACCGTCCTGGCGAGGGCTGTGCCCGGAGTGGCGAGCGCGTCGTGTGATCGGCGCGCCTCCGTCGCCGGGACGCGCCGATCGCACGAGTAG
- a CDS encoding HIRAN domain-containing protein, whose translation MRHRIVAVLVPEPTNAYDANVISVHVDGRVVGYLPRDIAAQYLPALHGLMKLAGGHVALDGVIVGGGYYENGPGRLGVWLSHDAETFGGRSGRAGQPSNALEPSMRTGFSEAWRTDAEDDSYDLSWYSSLPVGDRQAVAALRVLLAAERDPIDRHFQFAELEARLYRCRELYDTALDEFDDACRQHDAEMETICQSFMAKWNKVPLLETYRQMAIRQQKNKDWDTCLWWAERGLELYGNDAAREDAVEDLLKRRNQALAKIEARQAPK comes from the coding sequence GTGCGGCACCGGATCGTGGCGGTGCTCGTGCCCGAACCCACGAACGCCTACGACGCGAACGTGATCTCCGTTCATGTCGACGGACGCGTTGTCGGTTACCTGCCAAGGGATATCGCGGCTCAGTACCTCCCCGCGTTGCACGGGTTGATGAAACTGGCCGGAGGTCATGTCGCGCTCGACGGCGTGATCGTCGGCGGCGGGTACTACGAGAATGGCCCAGGCCGACTAGGTGTCTGGCTTTCGCATGACGCTGAGACCTTCGGTGGTCGGTCCGGTCGCGCCGGACAGCCCTCGAACGCCCTAGAGCCTTCGATGCGCACCGGGTTCAGCGAGGCCTGGCGAACCGACGCTGAGGACGACTCATACGACCTCTCCTGGTACAGCAGCCTGCCTGTCGGCGATAGGCAAGCGGTCGCCGCCCTGCGGGTCTTGTTGGCGGCCGAGCGCGATCCGATCGACCGGCACTTCCAGTTCGCCGAACTCGAAGCCCGGTTGTACCGATGCCGCGAGCTCTACGACACGGCGCTCGACGAGTTCGATGACGCGTGCCGTCAGCATGACGCGGAGATGGAGACGATCTGCCAGTCGTTCATGGCGAAGTGGAACAAGGTTCCGCTGCTGGAGACGTATCGGCAGATGGCGATCCGGCAGCAGAAGAACAAGGACTGGGACACCTGCCTGTGGTGGGCTGAACGCGGACTTGAGCTGTATGGGAACGACGCGGCCCGCGAGGACGCTGTCGAGGACCTCCTCAAACGGCGCAACCAGGCCCTCGCCAAGATCGAGGCACGGCAAGCGCCGAAGTGA
- a CDS encoding SHOCT domain-containing protein, with product MHGWDYGNYGGTGWLGTLMMIVAMIVFWGGLITVAVLVIRHFGKQRTDSGARAILDERFARGEIDAEEYRARRSTLTG from the coding sequence ATGCACGGATGGGATTACGGCAATTACGGCGGCACGGGCTGGCTGGGCACGCTGATGATGATCGTCGCCATGATCGTGTTCTGGGGCGGTCTGATCACCGTCGCCGTCCTGGTCATCCGCCACTTCGGCAAGCAGCGCACCGACTCCGGCGCCCGCGCGATCCTCGACGAGCGCTTCGCCCGCGGCGAGATCGACGCCGAGGAGTACCGCGCCCGCCGATCCACCCTCACCGGCTGA